One genomic window of Polyangium aurulentum includes the following:
- a CDS encoding AAA family ATPase, with protein sequence MKKNGSIDIGSVRARFRTVRDGLNAAFREREDAIECIILAALSQSHALLVGPPGTAKSALFFGFLASFTDARKFQTLVTKFGTEDEYFGPVKLSALKNDQWERNLDGRLAAVECAFLDEVFKGSDSVLNAFLSAMNERLYKGSPIPLRLLVGASNELPEEEILAAIYDRFLLRDVVEYVQADATWMNLVASPPEYKPAAQITLAEWEAAAKEAQRVELPQRVVEEMLRLRTALKADGLVLSDRRWIALTRVLKAAAWLDDAQAVELDHLLVLKYGLWNKPEDRARVVAVLQTVDRSVVAQAIDVVDEALKAYANRPTDLAAYQAALPGLADKVTEAGKRVQDMLKNGVSRRAHARIQPKLDELKKAHDALTGDLSKRYQLP encoded by the coding sequence ATGAAGAAAAACGGATCCATCGATATCGGCTCCGTCCGCGCCCGGTTCCGCACCGTGCGTGACGGTCTCAACGCGGCCTTCCGCGAGCGCGAGGACGCGATCGAGTGCATCATCCTCGCCGCGCTCTCGCAGAGCCACGCCCTGCTCGTCGGGCCTCCCGGCACGGCGAAGAGCGCGCTCTTCTTCGGCTTCCTCGCCTCCTTCACGGACGCGCGTAAGTTCCAGACGCTCGTCACGAAGTTCGGCACGGAGGACGAATACTTCGGCCCGGTGAAGCTCTCGGCGCTGAAGAACGACCAGTGGGAGAGGAACCTGGATGGCCGCCTCGCGGCCGTCGAGTGCGCCTTCCTCGACGAGGTCTTCAAGGGCTCCGACAGCGTGCTCAATGCCTTCCTGAGCGCGATGAACGAGCGGCTCTACAAGGGGAGTCCCATTCCCCTGCGGCTGCTCGTCGGAGCGTCGAACGAGCTGCCCGAGGAGGAGATCCTCGCGGCCATCTACGACCGCTTCCTGCTGCGCGACGTGGTCGAGTACGTTCAGGCGGACGCCACCTGGATGAACCTCGTCGCCTCGCCGCCGGAGTACAAGCCGGCCGCGCAGATCACGCTCGCCGAGTGGGAGGCGGCGGCCAAGGAGGCGCAGCGGGTCGAGCTGCCCCAGCGCGTCGTCGAGGAGATGCTGCGGCTTCGCACGGCGCTCAAAGCAGATGGCCTGGTCCTCTCGGATCGGCGCTGGATTGCGCTCACGCGTGTGCTCAAGGCAGCGGCGTGGCTCGACGACGCGCAGGCCGTCGAGCTCGATCACCTCCTCGTCCTGAAATACGGCCTCTGGAACAAGCCCGAGGACCGTGCCCGGGTCGTGGCCGTGCTGCAGACGGTGGACCGCTCCGTCGTCGCGCAGGCCATTGATGTCGTCGATGAGGCGCTCAAGGCGTACGCCAATCGGCCCACGGATCTGGCGGCCTATCAGGCGGCTCTCCCGGGGCTCGCGGACAAGGTCACGGAGGCGGGCAAGCGCGTGCAGGACATGCTGAAGAACGGCGTGTCGCGCCGCGCCCACGCGCGCATCCAGCCCAAGCTCGACGAGCTGAAGAAGGCCCACGACGCGCTCACGGGCGACCTCTCGAAGCGCTACCAGCTCCCGTAG
- a CDS encoding vWA domain-containing protein produces the protein MGSFLQARRRHLTLKEASLENAEKAGDLWNAIVGLGRDPPARTFAEAVRDTVPPEHMAFLALDEVGAAYAFDLMWKAGKDVSDGASAFEMRSAAREQWAAFDKKAKQAKHVSDGFGWDLATAWAQVREVETTQGNMDQVERIARLAGRMFASLRGAHATKVHGVSGEVYSVEQGNDVARLLPAETVLLTDPQLEIVALERIASRRAAQYAVRGTTKKSKGPLVLALDESGSMHGIRNEWAKAAAVALARVASEEKRPVAVVHYATSNVVQTVKPNDTAGVVKMILHFLSGGTAIGLALGVAVDQVKALAQKGQRGADIVLVTDGIDRNEEEQKKSVEEASAIGARLWTVAIECSIAEDSPLRNKAAHYTELNDRSMTEGSSINVLAGAA, from the coding sequence ATGGGCTCCTTCCTGCAAGCGAGGCGCCGGCATCTCACGCTCAAAGAGGCTTCCCTCGAGAACGCGGAGAAGGCCGGCGACCTCTGGAATGCAATCGTGGGTCTCGGCAGGGATCCCCCTGCGAGAACCTTCGCGGAGGCCGTGCGCGACACGGTGCCGCCCGAGCACATGGCCTTCCTCGCGCTCGACGAGGTCGGCGCGGCCTACGCGTTCGACCTCATGTGGAAGGCGGGGAAAGACGTGTCGGACGGGGCCTCGGCCTTCGAGATGCGCAGCGCCGCGCGTGAGCAGTGGGCGGCGTTCGACAAGAAGGCGAAGCAGGCCAAGCACGTCTCCGATGGCTTCGGCTGGGACCTCGCCACGGCCTGGGCGCAGGTGCGTGAAGTTGAAACCACGCAGGGGAACATGGACCAGGTCGAGCGCATTGCTCGGCTCGCGGGTCGCATGTTCGCCTCGCTGCGTGGTGCGCACGCGACGAAGGTCCACGGGGTCTCGGGCGAGGTGTACTCGGTCGAACAGGGCAATGACGTCGCCCGGCTTCTGCCGGCGGAGACGGTGCTCCTGACCGATCCCCAGCTCGAGATCGTGGCCCTCGAGCGAATCGCGTCCCGCCGTGCGGCGCAGTATGCCGTACGGGGGACGACGAAGAAGTCGAAGGGCCCGCTCGTGCTCGCGCTCGATGAATCGGGCAGCATGCACGGGATCCGGAACGAGTGGGCGAAGGCCGCTGCGGTGGCGCTCGCCCGCGTCGCCTCGGAGGAGAAGCGGCCCGTGGCCGTGGTCCATTACGCGACCTCGAACGTCGTGCAGACCGTGAAGCCGAACGACACCGCCGGGGTCGTGAAGATGATCCTTCACTTCCTCAGCGGCGGAACGGCCATCGGGCTGGCTCTCGGCGTTGCAGTGGACCAGGTGAAGGCGCTTGCGCAAAAGGGCCAGCGCGGCGCCGACATCGTCCTCGTCACGGACGGCATCGACCGTAACGAGGAGGAGCAGAAGAAGTCGGTCGAGGAGGCGTCGGCCATCGGCGCGCGGCTCTGGACCGTCGCGATCGAGTGCTCCATCGCGGAGGACTCGCCGCTGCGGAACAAGGCTGCGCACTACACCGAGCTGAACGACAGGTCGATGACCGAGGGCTCGAGCATCAACGTGCTCGCGGGGGCAGCGTGA